A stretch of Fulvia fulva chromosome 4, complete sequence DNA encodes these proteins:
- a CDS encoding Beta-glucuronidase produces the protein MWVGIKWELGNEPDLFKVGPPRRHYTWSEQDYLNEWFTWTTAIHNALEASCPDLATSSKYRYYAPSFAGAGSTSLGPNASNFLNPIKAWNSGFANSSIISHISAHNYIAGAESPGVTLPGTLMNHTNTIHSVSELLNFSRSLHNPHSLPFILGETNSLFRQGRPGLSNTFGAALWGVDSISGTNYRYQSWQPVDTNRSTKGTKAPYYGNIAVAALMGDVTGEAPKIANLPLEREQEAAYAAYVGDKLERIVVVNLMAWNETDYNEEYWSEGQRPVERYRFQVPKGVKGEVGLRRLMANGSDAISGVTFDGYSYNFELDEGRPVLLGNVTRGESARVRKGGWLQVEVPWSSAVMVDFGK, from the exons atgtGGGT TGGCATCAAGTGGGAGCTCGGCAACGAACCCGACCTCTTCAAGGTCGGACCACCGCGGCGACACTACACGTGGAGCGAACAAGACTACCTCAACGAATGGTTCACTTGGACCACCGCCATCCACAATGCCCTCGAAGCCTCGTGTCCCGACCTCGCCACATCCTCCAAATACAGATACTACGCCCCCTCCTTTGCCGGTGCAGGTTCCACGAGCCTAGGCCCCAACGCCTCCAACTTTCTGAATCCGATCAAAGCCTGGAATTCCGGCTTCGCCAACTCCAGCATCATCTCCCACATCTCGGCACACAACTACATCGCCGGTGCCGAGTCACCTGGCGTGACGCTCCCGGGCACCCTCATGAACCACACCAACACGATCCACTCCGTCTCCGAATTGCTAAATTTCTCCCGCTCCCTGCACAACCCTCACAGCCTCCCCTTCATCCTTGGCGAAACCAACTCCCTCTTCCGCCAAGGCCGTCCAGGGCTTTCCAATACCTTCGGCGCAGCGCTCTGGGGCGTAGACTCAATCTCTG GAACGAACTATCGGTACCAGAGCTGGCAGCCGGTCGACACGAACCGAAGCACCAAGGGGACAAAAGCGCCGTATTATGGAAACATTGCCGTCGCTGCGTTGATGGGAGATGTCACGGGCGAGGCGCCGAAGATTGCGAATTTGCCGCTTGAGAGGGAGCAGGAGGCAGCTTATGCGGCTTATGTGGGGGACAAGTTGGAGAGGATTGTGGTGGTGAATTTGATGGCGTGGAATGAGACTGACTATAATGAGGAGTATTGGAGTGAGGGGCAGAGGCCAGTGGAGCGTTATAGGTTTCAGGTGCCGAAGGGTGTAAAAGGGGAGGTAGGGCTGAGGAGGTTGATGGCGAATGGGAGTGATGCAATCAGTGGGGTGACGTTTGATGGGTACAGTTACAACTTCGAGCTGGATGAGGGGAGGCCGGTGTTGTTGGGGAATGTTACGCGAGGGGAGAGTGCAAGAGTGAGGAAGGGAGGGTGGTTGCAGGTGGAGGTGCCGTGGAGCAGTGCGGTGATGGTGGACTTTGGGAAGTAG
- a CDS encoding Vacuolar amino acid transporter 3, whose protein sequence is MSMPTTNDGAGSPSSGSKARPVPSGSRLTQQTDASWAGSPSRASRTARLAADPVAAGSPSGRSTPNVPIQEMQQQSQEPLAGASGTSLPGPGPSSLSQALRGSAGHSPSRHGSQPAMRESQGTKRYESPERDRTPVGSFTPASYATQLGRSPSRDPNQKEDIEVLKRHLVDPRASSPAASFHRGSGFPTEQREDSPAGLEDEFSSLQLQGGDTHRHIYKYAEKKEREQDREGRLRRSMSYSQPKQNDNDDDDDISFIQMPGGFRRDHLRRNAGSPAPSSTRQRAGYGSINQNVAGGGCKVNPEPTRPQFHTNNFIEFLTLYGHFAGEELEEDDEVLEADEYFSSDAYEEATTEGGDQDDDRDYGEDSALLTPGKRRRKRKHRSEGKGTPFGAAMLLLKSFVGTGVLFLPRAYFNGGMLFSNVVLFFIAALSYYCFILLVSIRLKVPASFGDMGGKIFGNYFRNSINFSLVISQIGFSSAYIVFVAENLRAFVLAVTRCRTDIDIGFMILAQMIIFLPLSLYRNINHIQKLALLADLFILLGLIYVYYYDVHTIVKQHGFGDYENFNPEYWTLLIGTAIFTFEGVGLVIPIQSGMAEPKKFPKVMGTVMVIITVVFISAGALSYAAYGSETKTVILLNMPQDDKIVNAVQFIYSLAILLSTPLQIYPAIEITSQQLFSRTGKYNPWIKWKKNIFRFFMVALCACIAWAGANDLDKFVSLVGSFACIPLVYIYPPLMHYRAVATKTWQRVADVLLVIFGVLMMSYTTALTIIAWANGQQEKSPGYCDTLPRM, encoded by the exons ATGTCCATGCCCACCACCAACGATGGCGCCGGCAGTCCCTCCTCAGGCTCCAAGGCTAGACCTGTGCCCTCAGGCAGCAGACTGACGCAGCAGACAGACGCCAGCTGGGCCGGGTCGCCATCACGGGCCTCGCGAACAGCTCGGCTAGCTGCTGATCCCGTGGCTGCTGGCTCGCCGAGTGGCCGCTCTACGCCCAATGTCCCCATCCAGGAGATGCAGCAGCAGAGTCAAGAGCCGCTGGCCGGAGCCTCAGGAACATCGCTGCCCGGGCCGGGTCCTTCGTCGCTGTCACAAGCATTGAGAGGATCAGCCGGCCACTCTCCGTCCCGACATGGCTCGCAGCCAGCCATGAGGGAATCCCAAGGCACGAAGCGCTACGAGAGCCCTGAACGAGATCGGACGCCTGTGGGATCCTTCACACCCGCATCCTACGCAACACAGCTTGGCCGGAGCCCGAGTCGCGACCCGAACCAGAAAGAGGATATTGAAGTGCTGAAGAGGCATCTGGTCGATCCCAGAGCCAGCTCGCCTGCTGCATCGTTCCACAGAGGTAGCGGCTTCCCGACAGAACAAAGAGAAGATAGTCCTGCTGGCTTGGAAGATGAGTTCTCAAGTCTGCAGCTACAAGGTGGAGACACGCATCGCCACATCTACAAGTATGCCGAGAAGAAAGAGCGTGAACAAGATCGCGAGGGCAGACTTCGACGAAGCATGAGCTATAGCCAGCCGAAACAAAACGACAACGACGACGATGACGATATATCGTTTATACAAATGCCAGGTGGCTTCCGACGAGACCATCTGCGGCGAAATGCAGGATCGCCCGCTCCCTCGAGTACACGTCAAAGAGCAGGCTACGGCAGTATCAACCAGAATGTTGCTGGTGGAGGTTGTAAGGTCAATCCCGAGCCTACTCGCCCACAGTTTCACACCAACAACTTTATCGAGTTCTTGACCCTCTACGGCCACTTTGCCGGCGAAGAGCTGGAGGAAGATGACGAAGTGCTCGAAGCAGACGAGTATTTCTCATCAGATGCATACGAAGAAGCCACGACGGAAGGAGGCGACCAGGACGATGACCGAGACTATGGCGAAGATTCTGCTCTGCTCACACCTGGCAAGAGGAGACGAAAGAGGAAGCATAGGTCAGAAGGGAAAGGTACACCCTTTGGAGCGGCCATGTTGCTCCTTAAGTCCTTTGTCGGGACGGGTGTGCTCTTCCTTCCTCGCGCCTACTTCAACGGAGGTATGCTATTTTCGAATGTGGTCCTCTTCTTCATCGCCGCCTTGTCATACTACTGTTTCATCTTGCTGGTCAGCATCCGACTAAAGGTACCTGCGTCTTTTGGAGACATGGGCGGCAAGATATTCGGCAACTACTTCCGCAACTCCATCAACTTCTCGCTGGTCATATCGCAGATCGGATTCAGCTCTGCATACATCGTCTTCGTTGCAGAGAACCTGCGAGCTTTCGTGCTTGCGGTGACACGATGCCGGACCGATATCGACATTGGCTTCATGATCTTGGCTCAGATGATCATCTTCCTGCCCTTGAGCTTGTACAGAAATATCAACCATATCCAAAAATTGGCTCTCTTGGCGGATCTCTTCATTTTACTTGGACTGATCTACGTCTATTACTACGATGTCCATACAATCGTCAAGCAGCACGGCTTCGGCGATTACGAAAACTTCAATCCTGAATACTGGACGTTGCTCATTGGGACTGCCATCTTCACCTTTGAGGGTGTCGGTCTTGTCATCCCAATTCAATCTGGAATGGCCGAACCGAAAAAGTTCCCCAAGGTCATGGGTACAGTTATGGTCATTATTACGGTTGTGTTCATCTCTGCTGGAGCGCTCTCGTACGCTGCGTACGGCAGCGAGACGAAGACAGTTATTCTGCTCAATATGCCACAAGATGACAAGATCGTGAACGCGGTGCAATTCATCTACAGCTTGGCAATCCTGCTCAGCACACCTCTGCAGATCTACCCAGCGATCGAGATCACAAGTCAACAACTATTCAGCAGGACTGGCAAGTACAACCCATGGATCAAGTGGAAGAAGAACATCTTCCGCTTCTTCATGGTCGCACTGTGCGCATGCATCGCCTGGGCGGGAGCCAACGATCTGGACAAGTTCGTTTCGTTGGTGGGCTCGTTTGCCTGTATCCCGCTGGTGTATATCTACCCA CCTCTGATGCACTACCGCGCCGTCGCAACCAAAACATGGCAGCGCGTCGCTGATGTCCTCCTTGTGATCTTCGGAGTTCTTATGATGAGCTACACGACTGCATTGACGATCATTGCGTGGGCGAATGGACAGCAGGAGAAGAGCCCGGGGTATTGTGATACTCTGCCCAGGATGTGA
- a CDS encoding EEF1A lysine methyltransferase 4 yields the protein MGSDEEGKALATPQFWDSRYGKSDGESPTHEWFRTFDALKPFFEAHLFQHRKPDSNPKILHLGSGDSTIPSDLAALGYKNQLCVDFSQVVVDLMSSCHAVDSGIEWRWADIRDMKHICAASVDVAFDKGTMDAMIHGSPWSPPDDVLNNTERYINELHRVLKDDGLFLYVTYRQPHFIRPLLNRDDIWIMEIENLATNESSFDYYGWILRKKSADHTA from the exons ATGGGCTCGGATGAGGAAGGCAAGGCTTTGGCCACGCCGCAGTTCTGGGACTCGCGTTACGGCAAGTCAGACGGCGAGAGTCCCACACACGAATGGTTCCGAACCTTTGATGCCCTGAAGCCGTTCTTCGAAGCACATCTGTTCCAACACCGAAAGCCCGACAGCAACCCAAAGATCTTGCATCTAGGGTCCGGCGACAGC ACCATACCCTCGGATCTGGCCGCGCTAGGCTACAAGAACCAACTATGCGTCGACTTCTCCCAAGTTGTCGTTGATCTGATGTCGAGCTGTCACGCTGTTGACAGTGGTATTGAGTGGAGGTGGGCCGATATTCGCGACATGAAGCATATCTGCGCAGCATCTGTAGACGTGGCTTTTGACAAGGGTACCATGGATGCCATGATTCATGGCAGTCCGTGGAGTCCTCCTGATGATGTTCTCAACAACACGGAAAGATACATCAACGAA CTTCATCGAGTACTGAAAGACGATGGACTCTTTTTGTACGTGACCTATCGGCAGCCTCACTTCATTCGCCCACTGCTCAATCGGGACGATATATGGATCATGGAAATCGAGAATCTGGCAACGAACGAGAGCTCGTTCGACTATTATGGCTGGATTTTACGGAAAAAGTCTGCCGACCATACGGCCTGA
- a CDS encoding (R,R)-butanediol dehydrogenase, with protein sequence MKAARFYGKGDVPIEDTPKPEPAHHEVLIEVEWCGVYGTDLHEYLLGPLVVPPKERPHSITKEHLPIVLGHEFTGRIVKAAGGSDLKVGEAVMVDPRINCQSCYPCSNKLEHLCDKWGFVGLSGGGGGFSEFVAVDARMCYRIPDDVKNLDEVALIEPFCVGRHALPASGIKDFSELTVLVVGGGPIGLSVL encoded by the coding sequence ATGAAGGCAGCACGTTTTTACGGCAAAGGCGATGTTCCGATCGAAGACACACCCAAACCGGAGCCAGCACATCACGAAGTCCTAATCGAAGTCGAATGGTGCGGAGTTTATGGGACAGACCTTCATGAATATCTCCTTGGACCCCTGGTCGTTCCACCAAAAGAGCGACCACACTCCATTACCAAGGAACACCTCCCCATCGTGCTTGGCCATGAGTTCACAGGACGAATCGTGAAAGCCGCCGGAGGCTCAGACCTAAAAGTCGGCGAAGCAGTAATGGTAGATCCTAGAATCAATTGTCAATCATGCTACCCCTGCAGCAACAAGCTCGAGCACCTGTGTGACAAATGGGGCTTTGTTGGGCTGTCAGGTGGTGGAGGTGGATTCTCCGAATTTGTGGCTGTTGATGCGAGGATGTGCTATCGTATCCCTGATGACGTCAAAAATCTGGATGAGGTTGCCCTGATCGAGCCTTTTTGTGTTGGACGACATGCGCTGCCAGCTTCTGGAATCAAGGACTTCTCCGAGCTGACGGTGCTAGTGGTTGGTGGAGGACCAATCGGTCTCAGTGTTCTGTGA